A window of the Thalassospira indica genome harbors these coding sequences:
- the mlaD gene encoding outer membrane lipid asymmetry maintenance protein MlaD: protein MSNRLIETIAGAAVIAVAVGFAAYSYSRAGINTVEGYEIMASFNRIDGLVVGNDVRVSGVKIGTVTAQELDPDTYMAVVKMSVRSDLALPLDSSAKIASDGLLGGKFVALEPGGDIDMIEAGGEIEFTQGSVNLEDIIGQVIYSSTNSDN, encoded by the coding sequence ATGAGCAACAGACTGATTGAAACCATTGCCGGTGCTGCCGTGATCGCTGTTGCGGTCGGATTTGCGGCCTATTCCTATTCACGTGCCGGGATCAATACGGTGGAAGGCTATGAAATCATGGCCAGCTTCAATCGCATTGATGGTCTTGTTGTTGGTAATGACGTTCGTGTGTCCGGTGTTAAAATCGGCACTGTGACCGCACAGGAACTTGATCCCGATACCTATATGGCGGTCGTCAAGATGTCGGTGCGATCTGATCTGGCATTGCCGCTTGATAGTTCGGCAAAGATTGCGTCTGACGGGTTGCTGGGTGGCAAGTTCGTTGCCCTTGAGCCGGGCGGGGATATCGACATGATCGAGGCCGGTGGCGAGATTGAGTTCACCCAAGGGTCGGTCAACCTTGAAGATATTATTGGTCAGGTTATCTATTCTTCGACCAACAGCGATAATTGA
- a CDS encoding DUF2155 domain-containing protein gives MKRSFAIAAICSTCAMIGTASSALDYRPAPVAQLQGLDKITARISTFEVPVGQVARFGTLEIRVDACYRTPPEELPESATFLDIADIREDGKTPRKDLFSGWMFASSPGLSALEHPVYDVWLKECLDPAEGDASGGESAPQGQAAPEQP, from the coding sequence ATGAAACGATCCTTTGCGATTGCCGCGATTTGTTCGACATGTGCAATGATCGGAACGGCGTCTTCGGCGCTTGATTATCGCCCGGCCCCGGTTGCCCAGTTGCAGGGCTTGGATAAAATTACCGCCCGCATTTCGACCTTTGAGGTGCCAGTAGGGCAGGTTGCGCGTTTCGGGACACTCGAAATCCGGGTGGATGCGTGTTATCGAACACCCCCGGAAGAGCTCCCGGAAAGTGCGACTTTCCTTGATATTGCCGACATTCGCGAAGATGGCAAGACACCCCGCAAAGACCTGTTTTCCGGTTGGATGTTCGCATCAAGTCCCGGTTTGTCGGCCCTTGAACATCCGGTCTATGATGTGTGGCTGAAAGAATGTCTTGATCCGGCCGAGGGCGATGCCAGCGGCGGCGAATCCGCCCCGCAAGGCCAGGCCGCCCCGGAGCAGCCATAA
- a CDS encoding YceI family protein has product MFNSIKKAGATLAVVSGLSGAAFSAQAADTYKLDPTHTSVLFIVNHLGFSDYQGRFNGVTGELTLDREDPSASSATITIDLNQIDSGVEALDNHMKSADFFNVEEFPTATFTSTSVELVGDNAATVTGDLTLLGETKPLVLDVALSGEGTHPMTGDEVVGFSADGVVTRTDYGMDFLVPGVGDEVTLQISSEFLKQK; this is encoded by the coding sequence ATGTTTAACTCGATTAAAAAAGCTGGCGCAACGCTGGCAGTCGTTTCCGGTCTTTCCGGTGCGGCTTTCTCGGCCCAGGCGGCCGACACCTATAAACTGGATCCGACCCACACCAGTGTTCTGTTCATCGTGAACCACCTTGGTTTCTCCGATTATCAGGGCCGTTTTAACGGTGTTACCGGCGAGCTGACCCTCGATCGCGAAGATCCGTCGGCATCATCTGCCACCATCACGATTGATCTCAACCAGATCGACAGTGGTGTCGAGGCGCTTGATAACCACATGAAATCCGCCGATTTCTTCAATGTTGAAGAATTCCCGACTGCGACCTTTACCAGCACCTCGGTTGAGCTGGTTGGTGACAATGCGGCAACCGTCACGGGCGACCTGACCCTTCTTGGCGAAACCAAGCCGCTGGTTCTTGACGTTGCCCTTAGCGGTGAAGGCACCCATCCGATGACCGGTGACGAAGTTGTCGGTTTCTCGGCAGATGGTGTTGTGACCCGTACCGATTACGGCATGGATTTCCTCGTGCCGGGCGTTGGTGACGAAGTAACGCTTCAGATTTCTTCGGAATTCCTGAAGCAGAAGTAA
- a CDS encoding cytochrome b translates to MTIRNTKHAFGTVTKTFHWVMALLVISVFSIGWYMDFLPLGMEKLQWISRHKSLGITVLALVILRVIWRLSEPSPHELGKLQIERLAAKAGHLGLYLLMFAMPLTGWTMSSAANFPVSVFGLFTLPNLVSPNQELFETLRTVHWLLSWAVAGLVGVHFLAALKHHFWDRDATLRRMLPGKLEEN, encoded by the coding sequence ATGACAATTCGCAATACGAAGCACGCCTTTGGCACGGTGACCAAGACCTTTCACTGGGTGATGGCGCTTCTTGTCATCAGCGTTTTTTCGATTGGCTGGTACATGGATTTCCTGCCGCTGGGGATGGAAAAGCTGCAATGGATATCGCGCCACAAGTCACTTGGCATAACGGTACTGGCATTGGTGATCCTGCGGGTTATCTGGCGGTTGAGTGAACCGAGCCCGCATGAGCTTGGCAAACTTCAGATCGAACGTCTGGCGGCAAAGGCCGGTCATCTGGGATTGTATTTGTTGATGTTTGCCATGCCGTTGACCGGCTGGACCATGTCGTCGGCTGCGAACTTCCCTGTCAGCGTCTTTGGCCTGTTTACCTTGCCCAATCTTGTGTCGCCCAATCAGGAACTGTTCGAAACCTTGCGCACCGTGCACTGGTTGTTGTCATGGGCGGTTGCCGGATTGGTTGGTGTTCATTTTCTGGCGGCACTCAAACATCATTTTTGGGATCGCGACGCGACATTGCGGCGTATGTTGCCCGGCAAACTCGAGGAAAACTGA
- a CDS encoding YceI family protein, producing the protein MFQMKRKMLPALAIATTIAGFSGAALAADQWVVDANESEIEFTGTQLGAEFEGKFESFDADIVFSPDDLAGSSVEVLIDIASVNTSNGDRDSQIVSPDWFDAAQWPTAKFATKSFSEIAPGKYEAVADLTIRDVTREVILPFDLEIEGNKAEAEGTVTINRTDFGVGQGQWQDTSQVGDAVTIKIEIEATRP; encoded by the coding sequence ATGTTTCAGATGAAACGCAAAATGCTGCCTGCATTGGCAATTGCCACGACCATCGCCGGTTTTTCCGGGGCTGCACTGGCCGCCGACCAATGGGTGGTGGACGCCAACGAAAGCGAAATTGAATTTACCGGCACCCAGCTTGGTGCAGAGTTTGAAGGCAAGTTCGAATCCTTTGACGCCGATATCGTGTTTTCACCCGATGATCTTGCCGGGTCGTCGGTCGAGGTCCTGATTGATATTGCATCGGTCAATACCAGCAATGGCGACCGTGACAGTCAGATCGTCTCGCCAGACTGGTTTGATGCGGCACAATGGCCGACGGCGAAGTTTGCCACCAAGTCCTTTAGCGAAATTGCACCGGGCAAGTACGAAGCGGTTGCTGATTTGACGATCCGTGATGTCACCCGCGAAGTGATCTTGCCGTTTGATCTTGAGATTGAAGGCAACAAGGCCGAAGCCGAAGGGACGGTGACGATTAACCGTACGGACTTTGGTGTCGGGCAGGGCCAATGGCAGGACACGTCACAGGTTGGTGACGCTGTGACCATCAAAATCGAGATCGAGGCCACGCGCCCTTAA
- a CDS encoding methyl-accepting chemotaxis protein has protein sequence MLGNLKIGYKIVILSVIALAGVIVVGGLQLSTLRDALLEDRKDKIRSTTNYITSIAQSYQDKVDAGLLSQEDAISQFYELAGAGKYDGKIGYFFVFATNGITEMHGANPALVGKSLNDAQDSQGNYFIRNLIASGNKAGGGFSSYYWPKPGEDEKLTFEKLSFAEPLPWGSIIGTGIYIDDVDAAFREQATFVVIIGGVILLILTLAGLAIGRDITGGLKTLSARMRIISSGDLEGEIEGQGRKDEVGDMARTVVSFREQALETRKLQENQRALEEQAEENQRKALMEMADSLDVKVKGLISSISRSIKDMQSATDEMRSATNMNSELSAAVASATTQTSSNVQTVSAATEELSASSDEIAQQIATSANIANQANEQATRTNQTVTGLSEAAQRIGDVASLIGDIAEQTNLLALNATIEAARAGDAGKGFAVVASEVKNLANQTAKATEEINQQILAVQNETTEAVDAIRLISETIAQVADSSTAIAAAVEEQHAAIGEISRSVQQAADGTREVSERIETVNSNAGKVSSGTNQLASTAEKLVSEAVALDDAVEAFLDNLRKSATN, from the coding sequence ATGCTTGGCAATCTAAAGATTGGTTACAAAATCGTCATCTTGTCTGTCATCGCGCTTGCGGGCGTCATCGTCGTTGGCGGGCTTCAGCTCTCCACCCTGCGCGATGCACTCCTTGAAGATCGCAAGGACAAGATCCGGTCCACCACCAACTACATCACTTCAATCGCGCAGTCCTATCAGGACAAGGTTGATGCTGGTCTTCTCAGTCAGGAAGATGCGATCAGCCAATTCTACGAGTTGGCCGGTGCCGGCAAATATGACGGCAAGATCGGATATTTCTTTGTCTTTGCGACCAACGGCATAACCGAAATGCACGGTGCCAATCCAGCACTTGTCGGCAAAAGCCTGAATGACGCGCAGGACTCCCAAGGCAATTATTTCATCCGCAATCTGATTGCGTCCGGTAACAAGGCAGGCGGTGGTTTCTCGTCCTACTACTGGCCCAAACCTGGTGAAGATGAAAAACTGACCTTCGAAAAACTGTCCTTTGCAGAACCCCTGCCATGGGGCTCAATCATCGGTACGGGTATCTATATTGATGACGTCGATGCGGCTTTCCGTGAACAGGCAACATTTGTTGTCATCATTGGCGGTGTCATTCTGTTGATCCTGACCCTTGCCGGGCTGGCCATTGGTCGCGATATTACCGGCGGACTTAAAACCCTTTCCGCCCGGATGCGGATTATCTCGTCAGGTGATCTCGAAGGCGAAATCGAAGGCCAGGGCCGCAAGGACGAAGTCGGCGACATGGCACGCACCGTGGTCTCCTTCCGCGAACAGGCGCTTGAAACCCGCAAGCTTCAGGAAAATCAGCGTGCGCTTGAAGAACAAGCCGAAGAAAATCAGCGTAAAGCCTTGATGGAAATGGCCGATTCTCTTGACGTCAAGGTCAAGGGTCTGATCAGTTCGATCTCCAGATCGATCAAGGACATGCAATCGGCCACCGATGAAATGCGCAGCGCGACCAACATGAACAGCGAACTGTCGGCTGCTGTTGCCTCGGCAACCACCCAGACATCAAGCAACGTTCAGACCGTCTCCGCCGCGACCGAGGAACTGTCTGCATCCTCCGATGAAATCGCCCAACAGATTGCAACCTCGGCAAACATCGCCAATCAGGCCAATGAACAGGCGACCCGCACCAACCAGACCGTTACCGGCCTGTCCGAGGCCGCCCAGCGGATCGGCGACGTCGCAAGTCTGATTGGTGACATTGCCGAACAAACCAACCTGCTGGCGCTGAACGCCACCATCGAGGCCGCCCGTGCGGGTGATGCAGGCAAGGGCTTTGCCGTTGTGGCAAGCGAGGTCAAAAACCTTGCCAATCAGACCGCCAAGGCGACCGAGGAAATCAACCAGCAGATTCTGGCCGTTCAGAACGAAACCACCGAGGCGGTTGATGCCATCCGTCTGATTTCCGAAACCATCGCCCAGGTCGCTGACAGCTCAACTGCGATTGCAGCCGCAGTCGAAGAACAGCACGCCGCCATCGGCGAGATTTCACGCAGCGTTCAGCAGGCAGCTGACGGCACGCGCGAAGTATCCGAACGCATCGAGACAGTTAACAGTAATGCCGGCAAAGTATCTTCGGGCACCAACCAGCTTGCCAGCACGGCCGAAAAACTGGTCTCCGAGGCGGTCGCCCTTGATGACGCTGTTGAGGCGTTCCTTGATAACTTGCGCAAAAGCGCAACCAACTAA